A part of Lujinxingia sediminis genomic DNA contains:
- a CDS encoding ABC-F family ATP-binding cassette domain-containing protein — translation MITTSGVMVNFSGQPLFEDVNVKFLPGNCYGLIGANGAGKSTFLKVLYGELEPSAGVVSIPSNLRMARLEQDQFGYDDDAVMDVVLRGHPRLFEVHKEREALYASAEFSEEDGARAAELEMVYADLNGYEAEAEAAILLAGLGVGDEEHHRRMGDLEAGQKVRVLLAQALFGKPDILLLDEPTNNLDVHTIAWLEDYLQRLESLVIVVSHDRHFLNNVCTHIADIDFRRIRIYAGNYDFWLQAAELALQQRRDAQKKASDKAKDLKAFIERFSSNASKARQATSRKKLLDQLTLDDLPISTRKYPHIHFGYERECGKKVLLLEDIKKSIDGEELLNGFSLNVQAGDRIAFVGPDGRPRTTLFQILAGELEPDSGNMEWGSTITSAYFPKENDAYFKDVELNLIDWLRQFTVDMHLEDVRGFLGRMLFSGEDTKKSVKVLSGGEKVRCMLSKMMQVGANLLILDEPTNHLDLESITALNKGMQAFSENNVILFASHDRELVRTVANRIIEMGPNGHLDFYMPFDEYVTSERVAEARRELHGADLGL, via the coding sequence ATGATCACAACCTCTGGCGTGATGGTGAACTTCAGCGGGCAGCCGCTCTTTGAAGATGTGAACGTGAAGTTTCTTCCGGGGAACTGCTACGGGCTCATCGGGGCGAACGGCGCGGGGAAGTCGACGTTTTTGAAGGTCCTTTACGGGGAGCTTGAGCCCTCGGCGGGGGTGGTCAGCATCCCCTCGAACCTGCGTATGGCCAGGCTGGAGCAGGATCAGTTCGGCTATGACGATGACGCGGTGATGGACGTGGTGCTGCGTGGCCATCCGCGTTTGTTTGAGGTGCATAAGGAGCGCGAGGCGCTCTACGCCAGCGCCGAGTTCAGCGAGGAGGACGGTGCGCGGGCGGCTGAGCTTGAGATGGTCTACGCCGATCTCAACGGGTATGAGGCCGAGGCCGAGGCGGCCATTTTGCTGGCCGGTCTGGGCGTGGGTGATGAGGAGCATCACCGCCGTATGGGAGATCTGGAGGCGGGTCAGAAGGTGCGCGTACTGCTGGCGCAGGCGCTCTTTGGCAAGCCCGATATTCTTCTGCTCGATGAGCCGACGAACAACCTGGATGTGCACACGATTGCCTGGCTGGAGGACTACCTGCAGCGGCTGGAGTCGTTGGTGATCGTGGTCAGCCACGACCGCCACTTCTTGAACAATGTGTGCACGCATATCGCGGACATCGATTTTCGGCGCATCCGCATCTACGCGGGGAACTACGACTTCTGGTTGCAGGCCGCCGAGCTTGCGTTGCAGCAGCGTCGCGATGCGCAGAAGAAGGCCAGCGATAAGGCCAAAGATCTCAAGGCCTTTATTGAGCGCTTCAGCTCCAACGCGTCGAAGGCGCGTCAGGCGACCTCGCGTAAGAAGTTGCTCGACCAGCTTACGCTCGATGATCTTCCGATCTCCACGCGTAAGTATCCGCATATTCACTTCGGGTATGAGCGCGAGTGCGGCAAGAAGGTGCTGTTGCTTGAGGACATCAAAAAGTCGATCGATGGCGAGGAGCTGCTCAACGGGTTTAGCCTCAATGTGCAGGCCGGCGATCGTATTGCGTTTGTGGGGCCGGACGGACGTCCGCGCACCACGCTTTTCCAGATTCTGGCCGGGGAGCTTGAGCCGGACAGTGGGAATATGGAGTGGGGGAGCACGATCACCAGCGCGTATTTCCCCAAGGAGAACGACGCGTATTTTAAGGATGTGGAGCTGAATCTGATCGACTGGTTGCGGCAGTTTACCGTCGATATGCACCTGGAAGATGTGCGGGGATTTCTGGGGCGGATGCTCTTCAGTGGTGAGGACACCAAGAAGAGCGTGAAGGTGCTCAGCGGTGGGGAGAAGGTGCGTTGCATGCTCTCGAAGATGATGCAGGTGGGGGCAAATCTGCTGATTCTGGATGAGCCGACCAACCACCTGGATCTGGAGAGCATCACGGCGCTGAACAAGGGGATGCAGGCCTTTAGCGAGAATAACGTGATCTTGTTTGCCAGCCATGACCGTGAGCTTGTGCGTACGGTGGCCAACCGGATCATTGAGATGGGGCCGAATGGGCATCTGGATTTCTACATGCCCTTTGATGAGTACGTGACCAGCGAGCGGGTGGCCGAGGCGCGGCGCGAGCTTCACGGTGCGGATCTGGGCCTCTAA
- a CDS encoding DUF4878 domain-containing protein: protein MNESGGWMRVFFNVGVMFVVVVVAAGCQSGEPRDVAVSYLEAMRDGEMREAWERVRAEDQAAMPLAVLKAQGEQAESQVEAMSGRVGFEVLGEEAISEEEVVVRVDVVMDGASSGQVEEVRLWKEAQGWRVDTDWSERQAGVLDRPEEDVKEP from the coding sequence TTGAACGAAAGCGGAGGCTGGATGCGCGTTTTTTTCAACGTCGGGGTGATGTTCGTGGTGGTCGTGGTCGCGGCGGGCTGTCAGTCAGGAGAGCCGCGGGATGTCGCGGTGAGCTACCTGGAAGCGATGCGCGATGGCGAGATGCGGGAGGCCTGGGAGCGGGTGCGGGCAGAGGACCAGGCGGCGATGCCGCTGGCAGTGCTCAAGGCGCAGGGGGAGCAGGCGGAGTCTCAGGTTGAGGCGATGTCGGGGCGAGTGGGGTTTGAGGTGCTTGGGGAGGAGGCGATCTCGGAGGAGGAGGTCGTGGTGCGGGTGGATGTGGTGATGGATGGAGCGTCGAGCGGTCAGGTGGAGGAGGTGCGTCTGTGGAAAGAGGCGCAGGGGTGGCGTGTGGATACGGACTGGTCGGAGCGGCAGGCCGGGGTGTTGGATCGTCCGGAAGAGGACGTCAAAGAGCCCTGA
- a CDS encoding PAS domain S-box protein, which translates to MGDSKQYHAVLVHELEQAGLDDSCAPGEEAWRAFLGRVSRRLDEAYQGTVILDERFDKMIRHAVDPFFLHDTDGRVIEVNHAACEMLGYTREELLGMGVADFEMDLAPGAIWDRMRVDEVFTVEGRHRSKDGRMYPVETRVGAFMAGGA; encoded by the coding sequence ATGGGCGATTCAAAGCAGTACCATGCGGTGTTGGTTCACGAGCTTGAGCAGGCGGGTCTGGATGACTCGTGTGCTCCGGGCGAGGAGGCATGGCGGGCGTTCCTGGGGCGTGTCTCGCGTCGTCTGGATGAGGCGTATCAGGGAACGGTAATCCTGGATGAGCGTTTCGATAAGATGATTCGCCATGCGGTCGATCCCTTTTTTTTGCACGACACCGACGGTCGGGTGATTGAGGTCAATCACGCGGCGTGTGAGATGCTCGGGTATACGCGCGAAGAGTTGTTGGGGATGGGGGTGGCGGACTTCGAGATGGATCTTGCACCGGGGGCGATCTGGGATCGGATGCGGGTCGATGAGGTGTTTACGGTGGAGGGGCGCCATCGGAGCAAGGATGGTCGGATGTATCCGGTGGAGACGCGGGTGGGAGCGTTTATGGCGGGGGGGGCGTAA